The Microbacterium horticulturae region CCCGCGATACGGCGGCAGAATCCCGGTGATGTGCGAGTGCATCGACCGCGCAGCGGGCGCGGCGAAGAAAGCGACGGATGCCCCGATCATCAGGTCTCCGTCGTAGAGCCCGACGGCGTAGTTACCCGAGTGCGCCAGGGCGCGCAGCAGGTTCGGCGGCATGCCCGACCGGTCGCCGCCCCACACCTCGCTGAGCACCTCGGATGCCGCGAACACCTGCTCGACCGTCTGCAGCGGTTCGATCCGCACATCGACGGGAACCGAAACCCCCACCATGAACCCAGTGTGACACCGCCCGAGCATGCCGACCAGTGCCCGAGCGCGGCGGCGTTCCAGCCCTCCTTCGGGCTGGCGGGGCGGCCGCGGTCATCGCGCTCGTGGTCGCGATGTTCATTCCCGCCGCGCGCGAGGCCGCGGAGCGGCATCCCTCCCTCCCGGAATGACGCGCGGCGCCTGTCCGCCGAAGAGGGGGAGGCGCCCGCCACCACGCCTCGCTACCGTTGTCCCATGAGCGAGACCAAGGAATCGCACGGGAGCACCGACACGCGCTTCTTCGGACAGCCCTGGGCCCTCGCCCACCTGTTCGGCGTCGAGATGTGGGAGCGGTTCAGCTTCTACGGCATGCAGGGCATCCTGCTCATCTACCTCTACTACTCGGTCACCCGCGGGGGTCTGGGCATCGACCAGGGCGTCGCCGGCGGCATCGTCGGTGCCTATGGCGGGGCCGTGTACCTGTCGACGATCCTGGGTGCGTGGATCGCCGACCGCATGCTCGGCTCCGAACGCGTGCTGTTCATCAGCGCGATCGTCATCATGTGCGGGCACATCGCGCTGGCCCTGCTCCCGGGACTGGCCGGCGTCGCCGTCGGCCTGATCCTGGTCGCGGTCGGATCGGGCGGGCTGAAGGCCAATGCGACGGCCGTGGTCGGCACGCTGTACGACACGGATGACGACAGACGGGATGCCGGATTCTCACTGTTCTACCTCGGCATCAACCTCGGCGCGTTCTTCGGTCCGATCCTCACCGGTCTGCTGCAGTCGACGCTCGGATTCCATTGGGGCTTCGGCCTGGCCGCGGTCGGCATGGCCCTCGGCCTCGTCCAGTACTCGTTCGGCCGCAAGCAGTTGCCCGAGCAGGCGCGACATGTGCCCAACCCGCTGCCGCGCAACCGCTACGTGTGGGTCGCGGCGATCGCCGCGGTCGCGATCGTCCTGATCGCCGTGCTGGTGCTGGTCGGGGTCATCCGCGCCGAGAACCTCTCGACGATAGTGATCATGGGCACGGTGGTCGCCGCCATCGCCTACTTCGCGGTGATCCTGTCGAGCCGTCGCATCGACGCGACCGAGCGCTCGCGGGTCTGGGGCTTCCTGCCGCTGTTCATCACGAGCGTCGCTTTCTGGTCGCTGTACCAGCAGCAGTTCACGGTGCTGACCGTCTACTCCGACAAGCGTCTGGACCGCAACCTGTTCGGCTTCGAGATGCCGGTCTCGTGGGTGCAATCGATCAACCCGATCTTCATCATCATCCTGTCGGGTGTGTTCGCCGCGATCTGGACGCGCCTGGGCCACCGCCAGCCGTCGACCCCGGTGAAGTTCGCGCTGGCCGCCATCATCATGGGCGGCGCGTTCCTCCTGTTCCTCCCGTTCGCCGGCGGCGGGCCCAACTCGACGCCGCTGCTGGCGATCGTGGGCATCCTGTTCGTGTTCACGGTCGCCGAGCTGCTGCTGTCTCCGGTCGGACTCTCGGTGGCGACCAAGCTCGCACCCGCGTCGTTCCAGACGCAGATGGTCGCGCTGTTCTTCCTCTCGGTGGCGCTGGGCACGGCGATCTCGGGCTGGCTCGTGCAGTTCTACGACCCGAACAATGAAGTGCCGTACTTCTCGATCCTCGGCCTCATCGCCGTGCTGGTCGGCATCGGGCTGTGGTTGGGCAGCAAGCCGGTGCTCGCCCTCATGAAGGGCGTGCGCTAGACGCGTTTGTCAAGCCCGTCGGAGAGTGGATGCCGCGGGTCTAGCGTCTGTGGCACCGACAGAAGGAGACACCATGTCTACCGGACCGTTCCCTCCCCCACTCCCCTTCGACGCCGACGGCGACCCGCACGAAGATGCGCCGCTGCGCGAAGAGGACGGCGAAGAGGTGCTCGATGAGGACGCCAACGACGACCTCATCGACAGCGCCGACGCCGACCGCATTGCTGCCGAGGGCGACGAAGACGAGTAGGCCTCACCCCCGCTCGGCGGCGACCTGCCGGATCAGCGCGTGCTGGCGACGCAGCTGGTCGGCCGCGCGGTACAGCTCGTGGTGTCCTTCGTACTCGCTCGAGAACCAGCCGGTGTAGCCGGCGTCCAGAGCGACATCGAGGATCTGTCGCCAGGGGATGTAGAGATCGGTGAGGTCGTCCTCGATCTCGTAGAACTTCGCCTGGAAGTAGACGACGTGCTCCATGACCTCGGCAAGGTCCGAGACGGGCACGAACGGCACCTCCGGGGGTCGCGCCGACCCCGTGCCCATCTGGAACGCCGCGCCGCCGCCGCGGCGGGCGAAGCGCTGCACGTCGAAGACGCCGGTGTCGATGAGCAGGCCGAACTGGGTGGTGCCCGTGCGCTCCTTGAACTCGAGGTACTCCTCCACCACGGGAGACTTGATGACCGTGGGCCAGTGGATCTCGGGGCAGATGACGATTCCCAGTTCGCCGGCGAGCTCGAGGTTGCGCTCGACGGCCTCGGACCAGATCGGGTCGACGCGGAGGTCCTCGCTGATCACGCCGATCTTCGGCCGCACGAACGAGAAGCCGAGCTGCGCGGCCAGGCGCAGATCCAGCTCGAGTTGCTGCGCCCCTTCGGCCACGGTCATCCCGCGTCCCGGGAAGCGGCGCGTGTCCAGCCACGAGCCGTACAGCGTCGGCGTCAGGCCGAGCCGCTCGTTGCGGGCATGCCACGCGTCGATCCACGCGGTCGACGGGTTCGGGTAGTCGCGGATGTGCGCCTCGCCGAGGATCTCCAATCCACTGGCGCCCAGATCCGCGACATCCTCGATGCAGTCCTCCACTGTCATCGTCACGCCGATGTCTTCGGTGTAGCTGTACAGGGAGACTCCGAGGCCGAACGGCAGGTTGTCGGTGCTCATCGGACGATCACCGCCTTTCGCTTCGCCGTCCAGATCGACGGCTGCAGTTCTTCGGGAATGTACGACATCCGCACGCGCAGCACGAACGTCACATCATGGATGCCGCGGGCCAGCCCCCCGGCCTTGGGAACCGTGAGCACGGCCGCCTCGTCCATCGGCCAGCGCGCGTCGGTCGAGGTCTGCAGCTCGGCGAACGAGTAGTCGCCGGTGGGCAGGGTCCAGCGGATGTCGTCGCCGTCGAACTCTTCACCGTCGACGATGACCGTCGGCTTGTCGAGCAGGTTGCCCCACATGCCGCGGTAATAGGGACTGCGCACGCGCAGCTGGAACCCCGTGGGGGCGTCTTCAGGTCCGGTGTTGTGGAACCCCGCGGCCTGGATGAGCGGTTCTTCAAGCATGCTCTTCCTCTCTGTTCGATGTGAGGTCGTCGGCCAGCTGTCGTGCACCGCGCACGGCGAGGGCGACGCTGGTCAGGGTCGGGTTCATGGTGTTCGCGGTCGGGATGAGCCCGTTGCCGCCCACGACGAGGTTCTCGTACCCCCACACCCGTGAGTAGGGGTCGGCGACCGAGGTGCCGTCGTCGCTCTCGCCCATCCGCATCGTGCCCATGTAGTGCAGGCTCGATCCGTTCGGCAGCAGGCGCGGCTGGGCGACGAACTCGCCGAGCGCGCCTCCCGCGCGACGGAGCAGCGCGGTGGCCTGCTCGATCTCGCTCTCTTCGCGCTCGGTCAGCGCGTACTCGATCGTCATGTTCGGCAGCCCGCGGTAGTCGAGCTCGTCTTCATCGAACCGCACGCCGTCTTCGACACGGGGATGCTTGCGGACCCCGTACCCCATGTTCACGTATCCCCATCGGTTGCCGGCGGCGGGATGCTCGGGGTCGAGCGCGAACGGCGGGTTCTCGGCATACATCACCTGCAGCGAGTACGGGTGGTCGGGTTCGGAGAACGGGATGCGGTTGACGGCCGCCACCGGATCCGTGGGGTTCTGCGCGCGCCGTGCGAGTTCCTGCGCGAGCTCGTCGTCGCTGACCAGGCGCGACATCCGTGCCCCGTCCAGAGCGACGGTGCTGATGATCACGTGGTGCTCGGTGAGATAGCGGCCCAGCGCCGCGGGGCGGATGCCCGAGGCCCAGAGCAGCTGCGGCGTCCGGAAGGCGTCCGCGGCGACGACGACCACATCGGCCGGCACCGTCTCCTGCTCATGCGTGCGCAGGTCTTCGACCGTGACGCCGGTGACGCGGGTTCCGTCGTGCTCGACCCGCCGCACCAGCGTGAGATCGCGCAGGGTGAACCGCGACGACTCGGACGTGCCGGGCTCGATCAGCGGCCCCAGCACGAAATCGGCCCCCGCCCACACCATGGTGCCGTCAGCCTGCGGGTCGCCGGCGACCGGCAGAGTGCTCGGTCCGAAGCCCGCGGGCAGTTCGCCGGCGAACTCGTCGGCCAGCTGCGTCGAGATCGCCCGTGAGATGGCCGAGTCGGCGAAGGCGTCGGTGCGCACGTGCAGCAGCCGGTCGGCTTCAGCGAGCAGGCCTGCCCACTCCTCATCGCCGATGAACGGCACACGCTCGCTGAACGACGGCGACGGAGTCGCGCACGTCCAGTGGGCGCCCATGCCTCCGACGTTGGTGGAGGCCGCTCCCGCAGGAAACTGCGTCGCGTGCGCTGCCCCGGGACCGCCGAAGTCGAGCAGGTACGTGCCGCCGCGGGCGGTGAACATGCCCTCGGCGACGACCGACTCGGGAATGCCGAGCGATTCGCGATACCGGCCGGCCTGCGGCCCCTGCGACCGCTCGCGAGCGCGCTCTTTCTCGTCAGGGTCGGCGATGTTGCGCACGCTCGCGCCGGGCACCTCGGTCAGCTGGGGCCCCGCCTCGAACATGATCAGGCGGGCATCGGGCAGCTGCTCGAGGAGCACCCGCGCGTAGGCGGCGCCGATCGGCCCGCTGCCGACGACGGCGATGGTGGGGACTCTGCTCATGATCGGGCACTCCTTACGGGATGCCGCGGCTCGGTCGCCGCGGGAAGGTCGGGTGATTCGTCTGACAGTCGTCCGGGTGGCAGCAGCAGCGACGCGATGACGCCGACCAGGTAGGTCGCGGCGAGCGCGATGAAGATCGGCGCGAACACATCGCGGTACAGGGCCGCGATCTGCGCCTGCACGGCGGGGGATGCGGCGTGCACCGTGGTGGGCGTCAGGGTCGCGGCATCCAATCCCGCCGGCAATCCGGCGGCGACAGCGAATCCGATGACCCCGCCGATGAGCGCGGTGGCGACGGTGGCACCCACCTGCCGGACGAGATTCACGG contains the following coding sequences:
- a CDS encoding peptide MFS transporter, which produces MSETKESHGSTDTRFFGQPWALAHLFGVEMWERFSFYGMQGILLIYLYYSVTRGGLGIDQGVAGGIVGAYGGAVYLSTILGAWIADRMLGSERVLFISAIVIMCGHIALALLPGLAGVAVGLILVAVGSGGLKANATAVVGTLYDTDDDRRDAGFSLFYLGINLGAFFGPILTGLLQSTLGFHWGFGLAAVGMALGLVQYSFGRKQLPEQARHVPNPLPRNRYVWVAAIAAVAIVLIAVLVLVGVIRAENLSTIVIMGTVVAAIAYFAVILSSRRIDATERSRVWGFLPLFITSVAFWSLYQQQFTVLTVYSDKRLDRNLFGFEMPVSWVQSINPIFIIILSGVFAAIWTRLGHRQPSTPVKFALAAIIMGGAFLLFLPFAGGGPNSTPLLAIVGILFVFTVAELLLSPVGLSVATKLAPASFQTQMVALFFLSVALGTAISGWLVQFYDPNNEVPYFSILGLIAVLVGIGLWLGSKPVLALMKGVR
- a CDS encoding GMC oxidoreductase, whose protein sequence is MSRVPTIAVVGSGPIGAAYARVLLEQLPDARLIMFEAGPQLTEVPGASVRNIADPDEKERARERSQGPQAGRYRESLGIPESVVAEGMFTARGGTYLLDFGGPGAAHATQFPAGAASTNVGGMGAHWTCATPSPSFSERVPFIGDEEWAGLLAEADRLLHVRTDAFADSAISRAISTQLADEFAGELPAGFGPSTLPVAGDPQADGTMVWAGADFVLGPLIEPGTSESSRFTLRDLTLVRRVEHDGTRVTGVTVEDLRTHEQETVPADVVVVAADAFRTPQLLWASGIRPAALGRYLTEHHVIISTVALDGARMSRLVSDDELAQELARRAQNPTDPVAAVNRIPFSEPDHPYSLQVMYAENPPFALDPEHPAAGNRWGYVNMGYGVRKHPRVEDGVRFDEDELDYRGLPNMTIEYALTEREESEIEQATALLRRAGGALGEFVAQPRLLPNGSSLHYMGTMRMGESDDGTSVADPYSRVWGYENLVVGGNGLIPTANTMNPTLTSVALAVRGARQLADDLTSNREEEHA
- a CDS encoding C-glycoside deglycosidase beta subunit domain-containing protein; translated protein: MLEEPLIQAAGFHNTGPEDAPTGFQLRVRSPYYRGMWGNLLDKPTVIVDGEEFDGDDIRWTLPTGDYSFAELQTSTDARWPMDEAAVLTVPKAGGLARGIHDVTFVLRVRMSYIPEELQPSIWTAKRKAVIVR
- a CDS encoding sugar phosphate isomerase/epimerase family protein, which produces MSTDNLPFGLGVSLYSYTEDIGVTMTVEDCIEDVADLGASGLEILGEAHIRDYPNPSTAWIDAWHARNERLGLTPTLYGSWLDTRRFPGRGMTVAEGAQQLELDLRLAAQLGFSFVRPKIGVISEDLRVDPIWSEAVERNLELAGELGIVICPEIHWPTVIKSPVVEEYLEFKERTGTTQFGLLIDTGVFDVQRFARRGGGAAFQMGTGSARPPEVPFVPVSDLAEVMEHVVYFQAKFYEIEDDLTDLYIPWRQILDVALDAGYTGWFSSEYEGHHELYRAADQLRRQHALIRQVAAERG